Proteins encoded by one window of Manis pentadactyla isolate mManPen7 chromosome X, mManPen7.hap1, whole genome shotgun sequence:
- the LOC118928587 gene encoding ferritin heavy chain-like gives MNAESPSQLVQNYHLDCQAAVNKQINLELYASYTYLSMAFCFDKNDVALKHFSQFFLRQSREKGERAERLIKLQKQRSGHLNLRNIRKPGHDDWENGVTAMEYALSLEKWVNHSLLDLHRLATDKGDAHLCDFLERHYLHEQVRSIKELGDHISILRKMGAPEAGLAEYLFDKLTLGSSDKN, from the coding sequence ATGAATGCCGAGTCGCCATCCCAACTGGTGCAGAACTACCACCTTGACTGCCAGGCTGCTGTCAACAAACAGATCAACCTGGAGCTCTACGCCTCCTACACGTACCTGTCCATGGCCTTCTGCTTCGACAAGAATGATGTGGCCTTGAAGCACTTCAGCCAGTTCTTCCTGCGCCAGTCCCGTGAGAAGGGCGAGCGTGCTGAGAGGCTGATAAAACTGCAGAAACAGCGCAGCGGCCACCTCAACCTCCGCAACATCAGGAAGCCTGGCCACGACGACTGGGAGAACGGCGTGACGGCCATGGAGTACGCCTTGAGCCTGGAAAAGTGGGTTAACCACAGCCTGCTAGATCTGCACCGCCTGGCCACCGACAAGGGCGATGCGCACCTGTGTGATTTCCTGGAGCGTCACTATCTGCACGAGCAAGTCAGGTCCATCAAAGAGCTGGGGGACCATATCAGCATCCTGCGCAAGATGGGAGCCCCAGAAGCTGGCCTGGCCGAGTACCTGTTTGATAAGctcaccctgggcagcagcgacAAGAACTGA